The DNA region CTCCTGTCGTCGGTGGTGATCGCGGTTGTTTTCTGGACGCTGGGGCACTTCCTGCCGGAAGTTGATTTTCTGGCCCGGAAGCTGGGCGGGCTGACGGGCATGGTTTTAAAACCGTTTTTGTATATCGTGCCGAACATGACGATTTTCGCCGTAAACGATACCGCGGCGCCGTTTCCGGGCTGGCATGTGCTGGCGGGTTACGCGGGGTTTTATTCCCTGGTCTGCCTGGCGTTCGCCTGGGCGCTGTTTCGCAGGAAGGAGTTTTGATGCAGGCGGCGCGGGCAGACAGGGTTTTTTATTGTGCGCTGGCCGCCCTGTCCGTGCTGTTTTTAGCCGCGCAGCAGCATGCGGCCGGATTCAGAAGGCATTATCCTCCCGTAAACGAAATCACGGCCGCGCCGGACGCGGCGATGGAAACCCTCGGGTTCGTGTCGTTCGGGCTGCGCCGGCTGGGTTCGGATATAAGCTTCATCAGGCTCATGCAGTACTACGGCACGAAAGAGGGCGTAAGCGGCGAGATGGCCGAGTATGCCATGTACGGGCTGGCGGAGCGGCAGGTTTCGCTTTATGACAAGGGCAGTTACCCGCAGCTGTACGATCGGGCCCGGCGGGTGCTTTTTCTGGATCCGTACAATAAATTCGCCGCGCTGTACGCGTCCTGTTCGCTGGCGTTCAATCTCGACCGGCCGGACGAGGCTTTGCGGCTTTTGTTTTTCGCGCGCCGGTATATGCCGCTGGATACGGGTTATAACGCCTGCATCGCGGCGATCGGGTTTTCAAAGGCCCGGAATCCGCAGCAGGCGGCGGATCTGCTTGACGGAGCGGTGAACGATCCCGACTGTCCCTCCATGGTAAAACAGCTGGCCGCGTTTCTGAACAAGCGCATCAAACGCTATTCGCGCGCCTACGCGATTTATCAGGATCTTTATCTTACTTCGAAAGACGCGGGTTATGTGAAGAATTCGCGCGAGCAGATGATCAGACTGCTGCCGGTATTAAAGAAAGAGGGTCTTCCCGTTCCTCCCCCCGCCCGCTGATTCATGTTAATTCGCGTTGTGCAGCGCCTGTTGCCGGGCGGCTTGCAGCACGAACACCAGCAGCAGCCCGATTATCAGCGGCGACAGCATCACGCTGGTGAACTGGTTGATATAGGCTTTCGGCACCAGAATCAGCGCGAACAGCATGCAGAATACGTCGTCGAGCGGGTCCGGCGGATCGGTGTTGATGTAATAAAACAGCGGGATGAAAAAATACAGCAGCCTGTAATCGGCCGACAGATAGGGCAGCAGTGTCATGCAGCAGACGAGTATCGCCAGTTCCATCCACACTTGCCGGGCGTATTTGAAAAACCCGAGCATGGCCGCGCCGAATATCGCCATAACCGCCAGCAGATATGAATTGAGCACAAGTGCCGTATGATTGCGCAGAAAATCCGGGCTGAAAGCGCGCAGCACGGTTCTTACCGCGCCGAACAGGCTGTGCCGGCAGAGCAGTCCGATCGGGCCGGTCACATATTGCTGACAGTATGCGTCGAGGCAGAGCCTGTGGTTGTGCCAGTTCCGCGCGAACCCGCCGGGCAGCAGGGCATAGCTGCCAGCCGTTAACGCCGCGGCCAGCGCAAGCGCGAGCAGGGCGCAGCGGTACTGCCTGCGTTTCACGAACAGGAGCAGGAATATGGCGGGCAAAGGGTTCAGCGCCATGGCTATCGCCAGCGCAGCGGCGCTGGCGGCGTAACGGCGGGCGTTCAGCAGGCCGACGGACAGGACGAGCGCTGAAAAAACGATTATTTCCAGATGCGCCCTGTCGAACGCGAACAGAACCGGGTAGTTCAAAATGCCAAGCGTGATGATTCCGGCAATCCGCCACGGCAGTGGGAACCGCTTGAGGCTGAACGCCGCATAGCCCAGCATGGCGGCGGCGAACAGCATGAGCAGGACAAACAGGCCGGTTTCCGCGTCGGCCCGGGCCAGCAGCCGTACCGCCTGTTTCAAAAACGGGAAATGCGCGTTGGTAAATTTAATCTTTCCGTAGGGGTCTTTGCTGTATTTGTGTTCGTTGATGAAATCGTTATAGCGGTCGTGCGGCGAAAACAGGAAAGTGCCGTACTGGTAACCGGCGGGTTCGCCCGCTCCGATAAAGGCGTGGTAACCGGCCGCCAGGGCCATGCCGGCCAGAGTCAGCGCGATAATGGTTTTAAGTTTTTGCAGGCTTTGCACAGATTTATTATAACAATTCGCCAAACCAGGCCTGTGCCCTGTTTGTTTTTTTGCGCAATATTGTAAAATGGAATCAGTTGTCGAGGTTTGCTACCACCATAATGCGTCTACAAAAGAGGAATCACTCCAATGAGAATACTTTGTCTTAACTGCGGCAGTTCATCGCTTAAATACCTTCTTTATGACTGGCAAAAGAAAACCACGCTCGCCAGCGGGCTGGTCGAGCGCGTCACAGGCACAGGCTCTTTCATCAAACACAGCATGCCTGGCCGGGAAGAGGTCATTATTAACAAGGACTGCCCCACCCATCAAACCGCCATTCAGCTTGTGATGGACACGCTGATCCATCCGCAGCACGGCGTCATAAAATCGCCCGAAGAAGTGAGCGCGGTCGGCCACCGCGTGGTGCATGGCGGCGAGAAATTCACCAAATCCGTCATTATCACCGACGAAGTGTTTGCCAGGATCTGCGAAACCTCCGATCTGGCGCCCCTGCATAACCCGCCCAACATCATGGGCATCGAATCCGCCCGGAAAGTTATGCCTGACGCGCCGCACATGGCCATTATGGACACCGCCTGGCACCAGACCATGCCTCAGCACTCCTACCTTTACGCCGTGCCTTACAAGTGGTATGAAAAATACGGGATCCGGCGGTACGGGTTCCACGGTACTTCTTTTCTGTATACCGCCAAACGCGCGGCGGTGCTGCTGGGCAAAAATCCGTTCGAATGCAATCTGATCATCTGCCATATAGGCAACGGCGCTTCCATCAACGCGGTAAAAAACGGGGTTTCCGTTGATACCAGCATGGGGCTTACTCCGCTTGAAGGGCTGATCATGGGCACCCGCAGCGGCGATATGGATCCCGCGATCGGCTATTACATCATGGACAAGGAAGGCTGCTCCGGCGCGGAAATGCTTAATATCCTGAATAAAAAATGCGGAGTGCTGGGCATCACTGAAAAGTATGTGGACCGGCGCGATATAGAGGATAAAGCCGAAAAGGGCGACGTGCGCTGCAAACTGGCTATCGAGATGGAAGGTTACCGGATGAAAAAATATATCGGGGCTTATGCCGCCGCTTTGGGGCGGGTGGACGCCGTGGTGTTCACTGCCGGAGTGGGCGAGATGGGCGCGCCGATCCGAGAAGAAGCGCTTAAG from Elusimicrobiaceae bacterium includes:
- a CDS encoding glycosyltransferase 87 family protein; protein product: MQSLQKLKTIIALTLAGMALAAGYHAFIGAGEPAGYQYGTFLFSPHDRYNDFINEHKYSKDPYGKIKFTNAHFPFLKQAVRLLARADAETGLFVLLMLFAAAMLGYAAFSLKRFPLPWRIAGIITLGILNYPVLFAFDRAHLEIIVFSALVLSVGLLNARRYAASAAALAIAMALNPLPAIFLLLFVKRRQYRCALLALALAAALTAGSYALLPGGFARNWHNHRLCLDAYCQQYVTGPIGLLCRHSLFGAVRTVLRAFSPDFLRNHTALVLNSYLLAVMAIFGAAMLGFFKYARQVWMELAILVCCMTLLPYLSADYRLLYFFIPLFYYINTDPPDPLDDVFCMLFALILVPKAYINQFTSVMLSPLIIGLLLVFVLQAARQQALHNAN
- a CDS encoding acetate kinase codes for the protein MRILCLNCGSSSLKYLLYDWQKKTTLASGLVERVTGTGSFIKHSMPGREEVIINKDCPTHQTAIQLVMDTLIHPQHGVIKSPEEVSAVGHRVVHGGEKFTKSVIITDEVFARICETSDLAPLHNPPNIMGIESARKVMPDAPHMAIMDTAWHQTMPQHSYLYAVPYKWYEKYGIRRYGFHGTSFLYTAKRAAVLLGKNPFECNLIICHIGNGASINAVKNGVSVDTSMGLTPLEGLIMGTRSGDMDPAIGYYIMDKEGCSGAEMLNILNKKCGVLGITEKYVDRRDIEDKAEKGDVRCKLAIEMEGYRMKKYIGAYAAALGRVDAVVFTAGVGEMGAPIREEALKGLEFMGLKFDAGRNNAAMTRNCESRISADGSAVQAFVIPTDEEIVFVEDVVGLLENRYDEHTRFEYTFQRPDYRNSLRDEEFKRQLKKKPWLLKAAVNLPDGITA